The window ATTCCTTgactttttatgtattttgtaCAGATGTTCTTCATGAATGCAGACTCCTCAACAACAGAGCCACTCATGTGATTTCACAAACTGAAAGATCCATGAGCCTGAAGAAGCAACCAAAACAATATGCCATCTGAGCCGGCCTATTTCGAACACATTCGTCGGCAACATTTATCAACTTCTCTGCTTGTATGATATACCATGGCTAATGTACTGTAGATTTTTGCAGATTAACCACTCTGTATCCAAATGCTTGACATTTACCATTGCCTGACACACATGCGCTGTCTTGCAGTGTGTGGCATTTGCTGACCTTGTACTCATCCTATGCATTGGGTATTGGACAAAACATGTAGGTGGTGTGAAAACCTTTACCCGTACTGACAGCCCTCAGTTTGGTTCAAAGATGTCTTTACATGCACAGTGTGCATTTTGTACCATATTGTAGCCTCCATTTATGCTGAGAGCTGCTTTATGCTGCTTAAGATTTTCTATTGGTTCTCAGTAATTTATagcttttttccattttgcatTGCTGGAGAATTCGGGAAGTTATTGTGTCCCATGCTGTGTGCTTTCTTTGCAAGTTCAAtttctgcaaaaagaaaaaggtgatTTAATGATTGCTTCAGCTGTTTCTACTTGTTTTATACCATAAAGTTTATTATATGTGCAatcaaaatgtggaaaatacAGTGCGTATGAAGCTTTAATGGTGTACCCccgcttttatttttactaaTATATCTGTATATATTATACAAAACGTGTGTGATATGTATACAACTGATACATATATTCATACAGACCCATGTTTGCTCACTCTGAACCAATGCACTGGCGCCACCTGCAGGCGGTAATAGTGTTGCAACGCTAAGCACCCATCCGGATGCATTCACTATTATTATGCTATTTATGCCCATATGAGAAGCTTgcatttagtttttgtttaatgtagtcttttttttattatctttatcCAGAAGTTAGAAAAGTAAGAGCCAAGAGAGATCCTGTCTTTGAGTTTTACATTCCATTTGACATAAAGACGTGATCAGCATACACAGGAGAAATACTTTCAATACTTTTAGTAGTTCAGTCGATGCAATCATAAGACAATTAAAAATAACAGTAAGTTCAGATTCAGCTTTATCATTGGCCGCTTTACAGCACAGTTATTCGGACTTTTTGATAGTCAGCAAACACTTTATGGCTATCAGCACATTATGAAGTTAAAGGAAATGAAATGGCACATATGACAAAGGCCAGAAAACGTCTTTCATGTCAGTAGGACAGAGATAAAGGGCTTAATACGGCGGAAATGAAGGAAGGGGGATAAAAAGGTAATGGGAGTAAGAAAGCAAAGGAAGCTGTTTTTACAAAATCTGAATGAAGGCAGGAGAAATGAGAAGCTCAAGTGGGAACAGGCGAGTCATATCACGACTTACACGTGGGCACACTAGTTTAAATTGTGTATTtaaaccagtgtgtgtgtgtacatatacatatatatatatatatatatatatatatatatatatatatatatatatataatcgtcttgatgcattctcaatcatccaggaaagtaaatctccaaaaagttgcttctgttcatctggacgtagcgttttgtgggagaaacgtttcgtcactcatccaagtgacatctaagaagtccagatgaacagaatcaactttttggagatatATATCGAATCCTACATATATATAGGATTCGAGGTTGTCCACACTCCATACCAGTTGGTGGCAGTAATGCACCGTTTCGGGGGATGTAAAATACCGCcaacaaaaataacaagaagaagaagctcgACAGCTGCTACAGCTGCTGTGTCGACCTTGGTTCGTTCAGAATGGCAGGGAAGGCGTGGAGGTCAGCGGTATGTACGTTGAAACTTATGGAAATGTGTCATAGTTGCACTAGATCAATTTTGTTTCAGTTCATCAGCGAACACTTATTGTTTGTCCCGCTGACAGCATACCAGAGGCAGAACATCCACTGCTAACTACTTAGCTGACCGCTAACGCACAGGCTATATGCCCGTAGTTGCTATAGCAACCCGACACGTTTAGCTAGCAGCTATTTAGCCAAGTGTATGTTTAGTCTCCTGTAATGCAATGTAGAAGCAATTTATGGCTTCGTTGCTCTAGTTGAACATGTCTTTGTTAAGGTTGCGTTATGGAAACACATGTCTATCATCTACAGATTCTTAATCTACTAACAAAGTTGGGTTTATCGATCAATGGCAAGGATAAACTCAAACCACAGGAAGTAAGTTAAGTGTACCTAACTTTAAATACTGTATATCCTTGCTGCACTGGAATAAGAGCTCGCAGGCAGTTCCTCTCGCTTCTGATGTGACCACATCTGGAATAGGAACTCTGTTTTGCAATCTTTTCAAAGTCACGGTTGCCTTCGGCTGTTTGCTGTCTGCCTGTTTTCCTGTCTCTCTCCCTGCTCACATAGGAGCTTCATGCAGTTGCATTGTTTTACATATTCAGATTACACTGACAATGTAATCGTTTGCAAAACCAATACAAACTTGCAGAACAGCTATACCAGTCAAATATGTTGTACTGGTAAACACAGCAGTGCACAAATTTGGTCATTATCATTACTCAAGACATCTGTTCAGTTCACCTCACACTATACACAGACATGTATTCAGTGCTTTTTCTTATTTCcataaataaacagcagaatagTGTTGGGAGGAAAGAAATcgatttgtgttttgtttttttctcagttgtcACAGGTAGTTGGGGCTTTGAAGAATGAGACTCCACAATCCAGGACTTTCATCCGGGgggtatttatttttccttgtaAAACTACACTTTTTTTGTGTGAAGGTTTTTTCTGTAACTTCGAGGTTATATTAAATTTGAACTACCTCATCAGTGTGCAATAAAACTTGTGTGTTTGTCCTGCCTCACAGATTCAGACTGTCACTTTAATCCCCGGTGATGGGATTGGTCCAGAGATCTCCAATGCTGTCATGAAGATATTTGAAGCAGCTAAAGTTAGTActgaaaaacagtttaaaaaatcattaacatgcatatttatttttcagattttatcAGAGAATAATATAATGCTTGAGCACTGATACCACATAAATCATATAACAATAGAAATATAATTAGTATAATTGTAGCTAACAAAGTTGAATGAACAATGAATTGAATGTGATTTTGATATAGGCACCTATTCGGTGGGAAGAGAGAAATGTTACAGCCATTCAGGGACCTGGTGGAAAGTGGATGATACCACCAGATGCCAAAGAATcaatggacaaaaacaaaattggcCTGAAAGGTAACCTGATTGATTTATCTATAtatgtgggttgttttttttaaggcaaAGTTAAACAGTAAGACAGTTCTAGATAATGGTGTGTATATTGGGAATATGTACTAATCTCTTTATTCCAGGAACTTCACCCTCATGTGTTCCCACATCAGCAGCTTGGAAATGAAATTTTATTAGGGGCATTAATTAAATTTGGCATGCTTAAGAGAGAAAAACTTCCAAACCAATCACCAGGTTTTTAGATATATTCTTTTGGTTTGACATGAAATATTTTTGAATTCTTTAACACTCTAAAGGCCCTTTGAAGACACCAATAGCTGCTGGCCATCCCTCCATGAACCTGTTGTTGAGGAAAACCTTCGACCTCTATGCTAATGTGCGGCCCTGCGTGTCCATTGAGGGCTACCAGACCCCCTACACTGATGTGAACCTGGTCACAATCAGGGAGAACACCGAGGGAGAATACAGTGGAATTGAACATCTTGTAAGACCTTTATTAACATTACGTTTtgacaagctttcttgtaatttctttaaacaattttcaggaatagttctctagGCTTCTGGAAGAACATTCAAAccttttctttggatgttggttgAGATGATCCTACACTGCTTCAgaaatgttgaggtccaggctctgaagaggccagtccatgaccaGTAGTGttccactgtttgttttttcctatccAGTATACATTTACTGCATTGGCGGTGTGTTAGAGTAGATTTTTCCCATATCATATCATTTGCAATCATACCGGTATAAAATCTTTACATCAAGTAAAAATGTTATATCATGATATCATTGCTAAAGCAGTGACACTTGTATAACATCCCTGGTGTGGGCATCTGCGAGACACACTTGGGCACATTAGAGAAAGCATCAGTCTCGGCCTCTGATCATAATTtactacagaaaaaaacagagctTCTTAAAAAAACCAACATTTCTGAAAATTGTTTCCACCAACGTTGGAAGCAACAAACACATTTCACCACTTGAGTACAACCTGAATACAAATGAGGAAATGGTAACTTTTGCAAGccaaaagtaaacaaatgtCTCAACTGAACATTGCTTGCTAGTTACACTCCATATGACAGAAAgagaaatgactgaaattaCCTGTTAATAGCCCGCAGTTATGATGCCAgtccaaacatggaaaaaaaaaggcctTAAGCAAGTGGTTAAAAAACTCGAGCCCAGCAACGTCACCCCAGGTAGAAAATattgttcagttttattatttgaCAGTATTGTGCAGCTACTCATGAGTTACAAGGTTTAGTTACTGGTACATTAGTTGCTGTTAAACTAAAGTGTTAAGCAGTTATTTATACTTTACATTTCCAGGGAAAACACTCCATGGGTTACTTTTGTGCTCATATTTAACTTGTCTCAGGGTCACAGGTGGGCTGGAGGCTATCCCGGCTGTCATAGGCCGAGAGGTGATATATACTCTGGATGGGTCCCAAGTGTGTCACAGGGCAAACACAAAGGGACAGACAAGCATTCGCAATCAAATTCATACCTaagggcaatttagaatcaccacttAACCTAACTTCACTAATTTCATGTGTGGgctctctctgggtactcctgCTTCTTAACAAAGTTTAAAGACAACAAAAcactcctctgaaaatggtgagGGACAAAGACtgaacattggctgctttttcacttattttcagtccaAAGGTacactttgaaagaccttcagaaaactTAGAGAACTACTGGTCAAGACTACTTTAAACATCtgaagtaaaatataaattaccTAGCAAGGACCACATCTtcatttaggtttgacagcatttctTTAAGATAACAGCAGATGGCGTAAGCATGAATTGAGACTGGGGAAGGCCTCAGAAGGGATTGGCGGTGGGTCCCAGGCCAGTTAGATCCCCGTGTACTAATGAGAGGTGAGTTAATTTGGAAACAGGAGGCAGGATAGGGCACGAAAACAATAACAAACAGCTTGCAGTGCAGGCGGTTCATATATGAGGTGTGGTCCCACTCCTGAAATGTGGATAAATTATCTCCAAGTAATGGAGGGTGGCTCAAGacatttgcacagcactgtagtCGTGTTCACTGTTCATTCTTTCTATTTCAGATTGTTGATGGCGTTGTACAGAGTATTAAGCTCATTACCGAACAAGCCAGCAAA is drawn from Pelmatolapia mariae isolate MD_Pm_ZW linkage group LG7, Pm_UMD_F_2, whole genome shotgun sequence and contains these coding sequences:
- the idh3a gene encoding isocitrate dehydrogenase [NAD] subunit alpha, mitochondrial isoform X1; translation: METHVYHLQILNLLTKLGLSINGKDKLKPQELSQVVGALKNETPQSRTFIRGIQTVTLIPGDGIGPEISNAVMKIFEAAKAPIRWEERNVTAIQGPGGKWMIPPDAKESMDKNKIGLKGPLKTPIAAGHPSMNLLLRKTFDLYANVRPCVSIEGYQTPYTDVNLVTIRENTEGEYSGIEHLIVDGVVQSIKLITEQASKRIAEYAFEYARNNQRASVTAVHKANIMRMSDGLFLRKCREAAEKYKDVKFTEMYLDTVCLNMVQDPTQFDVLVMPNLYGDILSDLCAGLIGGLGVTPSGNIGANGVAIFESVHGTAPDIAGKDLANPTALLLSAVMMLRHMGLHGHAKKIETACFDTIRDRKVLTKDLGGNSKCSEFTEAICQRMKDMD
- the idh3a gene encoding isocitrate dehydrogenase [NAD] subunit alpha, mitochondrial isoform X3, with the protein product METHVYHLQILNLLTKLGLSINGKDKLKPQELSQVVGALKNETPQSRTFIRGIQTVTLIPGDGIGPEISNAVMKIFEAAKAPIRWEERNVTAIQGPGGKWMIPPDAKESMDKNKIGLKGPLKTPIAAGHPSMNLLLRKTFDLYANVRPCVSIEGYQTPYTDVNLVTIRENTEGEYSGIEHLIVDGVVQSIKLITEQASKRIAEYAFEYARNNQRASVTAVHKANIMRMSDGLFLRKCREAAEKYKDVKFTEMYLDTVCLNMVQDPTQFDVLVMPNLYGDILRKKEGNRMNRRVLRRWILTVLNEEKS